One region of Heliomicrobium undosum genomic DNA includes:
- a CDS encoding amino acid ABC transporter permease has product MDFKWKIVQDYADLFLMGGWTTVKVTAISVMIGTVIGLFVALGRLSHLKPLRWLATIYTDVIRGTPLLVQIFIVHLGAPKLIGQSLPAMTSGLIALSVNSGAYVAEIFRAGIQSIDKGQMEASRSLGMTYAQAMRHIILPQAFRRVIPPLGNEFIAMLKDSSLVSVISLPELTMAGRTVLGSTARVWEAWLPVAAIYLTLTLIFSRLVAWYEEKLSVKTHR; this is encoded by the coding sequence ATGGATTTTAAATGGAAGATTGTGCAGGATTATGCCGACCTGTTCCTGATGGGCGGGTGGACGACGGTCAAGGTCACCGCCATTTCCGTCATGATCGGCACGGTGATCGGCCTCTTTGTCGCGCTCGGGAGACTCTCTCACCTAAAACCGCTTCGATGGCTCGCCACGATTTACACGGACGTCATTCGCGGCACGCCGCTGCTGGTGCAGATCTTCATCGTCCACCTAGGGGCGCCGAAGCTCATCGGACAATCCCTGCCGGCCATGACCTCGGGTCTGATAGCCCTGAGCGTCAACTCAGGCGCCTATGTGGCCGAGATCTTCCGCGCCGGCATCCAATCCATCGACAAGGGGCAGATGGAAGCCTCCCGGTCCTTGGGGATGACCTATGCCCAGGCGATGCGCCATATCATCCTTCCCCAGGCCTTCCGACGGGTCATCCCGCCGCTGGGAAACGAGTTTATCGCCATGCTGAAAGACTCATCCCTCGTTTCGGTCATCTCCCTGCCGGAACTGACGATGGCGGGACGGACGGTCCTCGGTTCCACGGCGCGAGTCTGGGAGGCCTGGTTGCCGGTCGCGGCCATTTACCTGACCCTGACCCTGATCTTCAGCCGCCTCGTGGCCTGGTATGAGGAGAAGCTGTCGGTAAAAACGCACCGTTGA
- the secA gene encoding preprotein translocase subunit SecA encodes MQKTVDRINSIEPEWQRLSDADLQHKTVEFRQRLENGESLDDLLPEAFATVREASRRVLGMRHFDVQLIGGMVLHNGRIAEMRTGEGKTLVATLPSYLNALTGRGVHVVTVNDYLAKRDAEWMGQIHRFLGLKVGLIVHGLNFDERREAYASDITYGTNNEFGFDYLRDNMVIQPHHMVQRELNYAIVDEVDSILIDEARTPLIISGQADKPTEKYYAVARIVPRLTKEIDYKVDEKAHSVVLTDEGVTRVEKMLGIDNLADSLDWAHHVNQGLKAHGLMRRDRDYVVKDGEVIIVDEFTGRLMFGRRYSEGLHQAIEAKEGLEIQNESQTLATITLQNYFRMYDKLSGMTGTAKTEEPEFMQIYKMDVVQIPTNKPMARQDLADMVYRTEEGKFNAVVEEIVECFRHGQPVLVGTVSIEKSEQLSDKLKRRGVPHQVLNAKHHEKEAEIIKNAGQQGMVTIATNMAGRGTDIILGEGVGERGGLYVIGTERHEARRIDNQLRGRSGRQGDPGKTRFYVSLEDDLMRLFGAENIQGLMDRLGMDDSMPIESGMITKAIENAQRRVEARNFDIRKHVLQYDDVMNQQREVIYDQRRKVLNGENLRDTVGDFIDTLVESMVNRFAGEEKYVENWDLPAMIAYAEETFQIPGAIKPEDLHEMEKEEVIGLFQERAQERYSQREQELGEETIRELERIILLRVVDSHWMDHLDAMDHLRQGIGLRAYGQKDPLVEYKYEAYSMFQEMIASVQEEFLRYMFRVNVVVAQAEEEKQEVQAEEETVLKNAVENRSDDSLPKEPVKAEPRVGRNDPCPCGSGKKYKKCCGAKG; translated from the coding sequence ATGCAGAAGACGGTCGACCGGATCAACAGCATAGAACCGGAATGGCAGCGGCTCAGCGACGCCGATCTGCAACACAAGACCGTCGAATTTCGTCAACGGCTGGAAAACGGGGAAAGCCTCGATGACCTGCTCCCCGAGGCCTTCGCCACCGTCCGGGAAGCCTCCCGGCGCGTGCTGGGCATGCGTCACTTCGATGTCCAGTTGATCGGCGGGATGGTCCTGCACAACGGGCGCATCGCCGAGATGCGGACTGGTGAAGGCAAGACGCTGGTGGCCACGCTGCCCTCTTACCTCAACGCATTGACCGGTCGCGGCGTCCATGTGGTCACTGTCAACGACTACCTGGCCAAACGGGACGCCGAGTGGATGGGCCAGATCCACCGCTTCCTCGGACTCAAGGTGGGCCTCATTGTTCACGGTCTCAACTTTGACGAGCGCCGCGAGGCTTATGCCTCTGATATCACCTATGGCACAAACAACGAGTTCGGCTTCGACTACCTGCGCGACAACATGGTCATCCAGCCCCATCACATGGTGCAGCGGGAATTGAACTACGCTATCGTTGACGAGGTGGACTCGATACTCATCGACGAGGCCCGGACGCCGCTGATCATCTCGGGCCAGGCGGACAAGCCGACGGAAAAATATTACGCCGTCGCCCGCATCGTGCCGCGGTTGACGAAAGAGATCGATTACAAGGTCGACGAGAAGGCCCACTCCGTTGTCTTGACCGACGAGGGCGTCACACGGGTCGAGAAGATGCTCGGCATCGACAACCTGGCCGATTCCCTGGACTGGGCGCACCATGTCAACCAGGGCCTCAAGGCCCATGGCCTGATGCGGCGCGACCGCGACTATGTCGTCAAAGACGGCGAGGTCATCATCGTCGACGAGTTCACAGGCCGCCTCATGTTCGGTCGCCGCTACTCGGAAGGTCTGCACCAGGCCATCGAGGCCAAGGAAGGCCTGGAGATTCAAAACGAGTCGCAGACGCTGGCCACCATCACCTTGCAGAACTACTTCCGCATGTACGACAAGCTCTCCGGCATGACCGGCACGGCCAAGACGGAAGAGCCCGAGTTCATGCAGATCTACAAGATGGATGTCGTCCAGATCCCCACGAACAAGCCCATGGCGCGCCAGGACCTGGCCGATATGGTCTACCGGACCGAAGAGGGCAAGTTCAACGCCGTCGTCGAGGAGATTGTTGAATGCTTCCGCCACGGCCAGCCCGTGCTTGTCGGCACCGTGTCCATCGAAAAGTCGGAACAACTCTCCGACAAGTTGAAACGGCGTGGCGTTCCCCACCAGGTCTTGAATGCCAAACACCATGAGAAAGAAGCGGAGATCATCAAAAACGCCGGTCAGCAGGGCATGGTCACCATCGCCACCAACATGGCCGGCCGGGGGACCGACATCATCCTCGGCGAAGGCGTCGGCGAACGGGGCGGCCTCTACGTCATCGGCACCGAGCGCCACGAGGCGCGCCGCATCGACAACCAGCTCCGCGGCCGTTCCGGCCGCCAGGGCGACCCCGGCAAGACCCGCTTCTACGTCTCCCTCGAAGACGACCTGATGCGCCTCTTCGGCGCCGAAAACATCCAGGGGCTGATGGACCGCCTGGGCATGGACGACTCGATGCCCATCGAGTCGGGCATGATCACGAAAGCCATCGAAAACGCCCAGCGCCGCGTGGAGGCGCGCAACTTCGACATCCGCAAGCACGTCCTCCAGTATGACGACGTGATGAACCAGCAGCGGGAGGTCATCTACGACCAGCGCCGCAAGGTCCTCAACGGAGAAAACCTGCGCGACACCGTCGGCGACTTCATTGACACCCTCGTGGAGAGCATGGTCAACCGCTTCGCCGGCGAAGAGAAGTACGTGGAGAACTGGGACCTGCCGGCCATGATCGCCTATGCCGAGGAAACCTTCCAGATCCCCGGCGCTATCAAACCGGAAGACCTTCACGAGATGGAAAAGGAAGAGGTCATCGGCCTCTTCCAGGAAAGGGCCCAGGAACGCTACAGCCAGCGGGAGCAGGAACTGGGCGAGGAAACGATCCGCGAGCTGGAGCGGATCATCCTCCTGCGTGTCGTCGATTCCCACTGGATGGACCACCTGGACGCCATGGACCACCTGCGCCAAGGCATCGGCCTGCGCGCTTACGGCCAGAAGGACCCCCTCGTGGAGTACAAATACGAGGCCTACAGCATGTTCCAGGAGATGATCGCCAGCGTCCAAGAGGAATTCCTGCGCTACATGTTCCGGGTGAACGTGGTGGTGGCCCAGGCAGAGGAAGAAAAGCAGGAAGTACAAGCGGAAGAGGAGACGGTGCTCAAAAACGCCGTCGAAAACCGTTCCGACGACTCTCTGCCGAAGGAACCGGTCAAGGCAGAGCCTCGCGTTGGTCGCAACGACCCCTGCCCCTGCGGCAGCGGCAAGAAGTACAAGAAGTGCTGCGGAGCCAAGGGGTAA
- a CDS encoding motility associated factor glycosyltransferase family protein: MTFIPPAFTRFFNDRIFEANLQALATVQPPLAERMARYRAPYNQPFSVEPALSGDLTLSCTVEGQRLHMHSPEDPQRQARQWVTELAGEPGSVFVVFGFGLGYPLQVLRQVLSPRVKVLVVERSLEIFWLALWTVDLRELLGDPRFRYAVDVDAGSITPILHRINISAWEALTAQLYEFKHLTSLFDDYYEAVKTQLTDFFQTQQIIAATENHFALIWTLNFLRNLPAALEAAPVKHLFHRFAGLPAVVIAAGPSLQKNIDRLAEFGEKGLLIATAPTLRALLKRGIRPHLVISIDGGETNRQHFDDLPDGDVPLVFDTTIYPPILDQYGGGGRRFALFAPDKEELFHLISNCVDVQGATLNVGASVANLGLHLAYRLGCDPIVFVGQDLAFTHNAIHFGGSAFADMRVNPEAEQWIEMTDIYGEKTYTQETWLAFREWFRLFIAGHPDRRYINATEGGIGIPGAENVALAEVIASLQAASGAGSLCHESIEADVNEAFTAGKGEMAQASAAIVRELKGLSRHLKTIGVQCRKGLELVRRYQAIAQGPGDVSAQLLPYYEQLAKIQRNMESDGKAMAFLRLPFRPVVSQIEQALVLTGSVDEGQAVRNDLDRAEAFFAEIGRRAVAIDEVVAEVIGRLKKGRP, translated from the coding sequence GTGACCTTTATCCCGCCCGCCTTTACGCGTTTTTTCAACGACCGGATTTTTGAGGCCAACCTGCAGGCGCTGGCGACGGTGCAGCCGCCTTTGGCCGAGCGAATGGCCCGTTACCGGGCGCCCTACAACCAGCCTTTCTCTGTCGAGCCAGCCCTCTCGGGCGATTTGACCCTGAGTTGTACGGTCGAGGGGCAGCGCCTGCACATGCATTCGCCGGAAGATCCGCAGCGCCAGGCCCGCCAGTGGGTGACAGAACTGGCCGGGGAGCCGGGGAGCGTCTTCGTTGTCTTCGGATTCGGTCTCGGTTATCCTCTCCAGGTGCTGCGACAGGTGCTGTCGCCCAGGGTGAAGGTGCTTGTCGTGGAGCGTTCCCTCGAAATCTTCTGGTTGGCCCTTTGGACGGTTGACCTGCGGGAACTGCTGGGCGATCCCCGTTTCCGCTACGCCGTCGATGTGGACGCCGGATCCATCACGCCCATCCTGCACCGGATCAACATATCGGCTTGGGAGGCGCTGACGGCCCAACTCTATGAGTTCAAGCACCTGACGAGCCTCTTTGACGACTATTACGAAGCGGTGAAAACGCAACTGACCGATTTCTTCCAGACCCAGCAGATCATCGCCGCCACGGAGAACCACTTCGCCCTCATCTGGACCCTCAATTTCTTGCGCAACCTGCCGGCCGCCCTGGAGGCGGCGCCGGTCAAACACCTTTTCCACCGCTTTGCCGGCCTCCCTGCCGTCGTCATCGCCGCCGGGCCGTCACTGCAAAAAAACATCGACCGCTTGGCCGAATTCGGTGAAAAGGGCTTATTGATTGCCACGGCGCCCACGCTCCGCGCTCTGCTTAAGCGGGGCATCCGTCCCCATCTGGTCATTTCCATCGACGGGGGAGAGACGAACCGGCAGCACTTTGACGATCTGCCTGACGGGGATGTGCCCCTTGTCTTTGACACCACCATCTACCCGCCGATCCTCGACCAATACGGGGGCGGAGGCCGCCGGTTCGCCCTTTTCGCCCCGGACAAGGAAGAACTCTTTCACCTGATCAGCAATTGTGTCGATGTGCAGGGTGCGACGCTCAACGTGGGCGCTTCCGTCGCAAACCTCGGCCTACATCTCGCCTACCGGCTCGGCTGCGATCCGATCGTTTTTGTCGGACAGGATCTCGCCTTCACCCATAATGCCATTCACTTCGGCGGCTCTGCTTTTGCGGACATGCGGGTGAACCCGGAGGCGGAGCAGTGGATCGAGATGACCGACATCTATGGGGAAAAGACCTACACCCAGGAGACTTGGCTGGCTTTCCGCGAGTGGTTCCGCCTGTTCATCGCCGGTCATCCCGACCGCCGGTACATCAATGCCACCGAAGGCGGCATCGGCATTCCGGGCGCGGAAAACGTCGCACTGGCCGAGGTGATCGCATCGCTGCAAGCCGCAAGCGGCGCCGGCAGCCTTTGCCATGAGTCCATCGAAGCCGATGTAAACGAGGCGTTCACTGCCGGAAAAGGGGAAATGGCCCAGGCGTCCGCCGCCATTGTCCGGGAACTGAAAGGCCTCTCCCGTCACCTGAAGACAATCGGCGTCCAATGCCGGAAGGGTTTGGAACTTGTCCGTCGGTACCAGGCGATTGCCCAGGGGCCGGGGGATGTTTCTGCGCAGTTGCTCCCATACTATGAACAACTGGCGAAGATCCAGCGGAACATGGAGTCTGACGGGAAGGCCATGGCCTTTCTCCGCCTGCCCTTCCGCCCTGTCGTCTCCCAGATCGAACAGGCGCTGGTGTTGACGGGATCCGTCGATGAAGGGCAGGCTGTGCGCAACGATCTGGATCGCGCCGAGGCTTTTTTTGCGGAGATCGGACGGCGGGCCGTCGCGATCGACGAGGTTGTCGCCGAGGTCATCGGCAGGCTGAAAAAAGGTCGCCCATAA
- a CDS encoding amino acid ABC transporter ATP-binding protein yields MIEIKGLHKKFGSLHVLRGVDMEVQEREVVCIIGPSGSGKSTLLRCINHLEEPTDGHITVDEIPLTHKETDINRVRAEVGMVFQRFNLFPHMTVLQNITLAPVQVRKMDKEAAERLARELLAKVGLSEKAQAYPEQLSGGQQQRVAIARALAMRPKIMLFDEPTSALDPEMVGEVLNVMKDLAREGMTMVVVTHEMGFAREVGDRVIFMDEGVIVEEGTPDQLFGGARNERTRAFLSKVL; encoded by the coding sequence ATGATCGAAATCAAGGGATTGCATAAAAAGTTCGGCTCTCTCCATGTGCTTCGCGGCGTCGACATGGAGGTGCAGGAACGGGAAGTGGTCTGCATCATCGGCCCCTCCGGTTCCGGCAAGAGCACCCTCCTGCGCTGCATCAACCATCTGGAAGAGCCTACTGACGGGCATATCACCGTGGACGAGATCCCGCTCACCCACAAGGAGACGGACATCAACCGGGTTCGCGCCGAGGTGGGGATGGTCTTCCAGCGATTCAACCTCTTTCCTCATATGACAGTGTTGCAGAACATCACCCTGGCGCCGGTGCAGGTGCGCAAGATGGACAAGGAGGCGGCCGAGCGCCTGGCTCGGGAACTGCTGGCCAAGGTGGGCCTGTCGGAAAAGGCGCAGGCCTATCCGGAGCAGCTTTCCGGCGGTCAACAGCAGCGCGTCGCCATCGCCCGGGCCTTGGCGATGCGGCCGAAGATCATGCTCTTTGACGAACCGACGTCGGCGCTCGATCCGGAGATGGTCGGCGAGGTGCTCAACGTCATGAAAGATTTGGCCCGCGAGGGGATGACCATGGTCGTTGTGACCCATGAAATGGGCTTTGCCCGCGAGGTGGGCGACCGGGTCATCTTCATGGACGAAGGCGTCATCGTCGAAGAGGGGACGCCGGATCAACTGTTCGGCGGGGCGCGGAACGAGCGCACGCGCGCCTTTTTAAGCAAAGTATTGTAA
- the hpf gene encoding ribosome hibernation-promoting factor, HPF/YfiA family, protein MNIQVRGKNIEVTNALKEYVVKRLSKLEKYFSNIGGARTTLAVEGDMAKVEVTVPAGDLILRAEESHPDMYAAIDLVFEKLEKQVDAYKTKLSRRLKGQGFKEFVAEKNGAAATEPRVVRSKRFALKPMPVDEAIMQMNLIGHNFFVFSNAETEQVNVVYLRKDGNYGLIEPEFD, encoded by the coding sequence ATGAACATCCAAGTTCGTGGCAAAAACATCGAGGTCACCAACGCCCTGAAGGAGTATGTCGTCAAGCGCCTGTCGAAACTTGAAAAGTATTTTAGCAACATCGGTGGCGCCAGGACCACTCTGGCTGTTGAAGGGGACATGGCCAAGGTCGAAGTGACCGTTCCGGCAGGCGACCTGATCCTGCGGGCCGAAGAGTCCCATCCTGACATGTACGCTGCCATCGATCTGGTCTTTGAAAAGCTGGAAAAACAGGTTGACGCCTATAAAACGAAACTGTCCCGGCGCCTGAAAGGGCAAGGGTTCAAGGAATTCGTCGCCGAAAAGAACGGCGCCGCCGCCACAGAGCCCAGGGTGGTCCGTTCGAAACGATTTGCCTTAAAGCCGATGCCCGTCGATGAGGCGATCATGCAGATGAACCTGATCGGTCACAACTTCTTCGTCTTTTCCAACGCCGAAACGGAGCAGGTCAACGTGGTCTATCTCCGCAAAGACGGCAACTACGGCCTGATCGAACCGGAGTTTGACTGA